In Alphaproteobacteria bacterium, one genomic interval encodes:
- a CDS encoding DNA helicase II translates to MSVDTPSSITKAEIPGHIRGLNAPQKEAVEHLEGPLLVLAGAGTGKTRVLVHRINHIFFEGRAWPSEVLAVTFTNKAANEMRTRVMEHSGQMSSGLWLGTFHSISVRILRRHANLMGYSERFNIIDTDDQLRLIRQILKDSNQTHSKEVCKQFLGHIESWKDRGLIPEKVSSSHLVSDVHEQALFIYKTYQQRLMALDAMDFGDLILNCLTLFQTQPEILKEYQERFKYILVDEYQDTNVAQYLWVRILAQKHQNLCCVGDDDQSIYGWRGAEVANILRFEKDFPGTKVVRLEQNYRSTYHILAAASALISKNQQRLGKTLWTDDEGGEKVHIKSAWDAKEEARWIAEEIEDLQRQKIDLSSIAILVRAGFQTREFEECFLQMGIPHRIVGGFRFYERQEIRDALAYLRLIAHDKDGLAFERIINVPKRGIGTATLQKIHTCAREKNCSFSDAAQNLLETEQLKGKGADKLREFFSQLENWRSFALNNPLPELVAHVMKSSGYQAYWHQQNSLESRGRLENIQELIRAVKDYETLDDFLEHVSLVMENVKGIDQSNVTIMTIHSAKGLEFDYVFLSGWEEGVFPSERSRLANDLEEERRLAYVGLTRARKKAFISFALNRHFFGQWSSNPPSRFIRDLPQENILELPASFQRLKGGISSGKIHTHQKFSIGERVFHVKFGYGLITHVSGAQVDVTFDCTGPKKILEEFLKKTT, encoded by the coding sequence ATGTCAGTAGATACGCCCTCAAGTATAACTAAAGCAGAAATTCCTGGGCACATTCGTGGACTGAACGCCCCCCAAAAAGAAGCCGTCGAGCACCTTGAGGGCCCCTTGCTTGTGCTAGCTGGGGCTGGAACAGGTAAAACACGTGTTCTTGTTCACAGGATCAACCATATCTTTTTTGAAGGGCGGGCATGGCCCTCAGAGGTGTTAGCCGTCACCTTTACCAACAAAGCTGCTAATGAGATGCGCACACGGGTTATGGAGCACTCTGGTCAAATGTCATCAGGTCTTTGGCTCGGTACTTTTCATTCAATCAGTGTGAGAATCTTAAGGCGTCATGCAAATCTCATGGGGTACTCTGAAAGATTCAACATTATTGATACAGATGATCAATTGAGGCTGATTCGTCAGATTTTAAAGGACTCAAACCAAACCCATAGTAAAGAAGTTTGTAAACAATTTCTTGGCCACATTGAAAGCTGGAAAGATCGGGGGCTGATACCTGAAAAAGTGAGCTCGAGCCATTTGGTGAGTGATGTGCATGAGCAAGCTTTGTTTATTTACAAAACCTATCAACAACGGTTGATGGCGCTTGATGCAATGGATTTTGGAGATTTGATTCTTAACTGCTTGACCCTTTTTCAAACCCAGCCAGAAATCCTAAAAGAGTATCAAGAACGATTTAAATATATCTTGGTTGATGAATATCAAGATACCAATGTGGCGCAATATTTATGGGTTCGTATTTTAGCTCAAAAGCATCAGAATCTTTGCTGTGTGGGAGATGATGACCAATCTATTTATGGTTGGAGGGGCGCAGAGGTTGCCAATATTTTACGTTTTGAAAAGGATTTTCCTGGTACCAAAGTCGTCAGGCTGGAGCAAAATTACCGCTCGACTTATCATATACTGGCTGCAGCTTCAGCCTTAATTTCTAAAAACCAGCAAAGACTTGGAAAAACTTTGTGGACAGATGATGAAGGTGGCGAAAAGGTACATATTAAGAGCGCCTGGGATGCCAAAGAAGAAGCAAGGTGGATCGCAGAAGAAATTGAAGATCTGCAGCGTCAAAAAATAGACCTTTCTTCCATTGCGATATTGGTGCGTGCGGGTTTTCAAACACGTGAATTTGAGGAATGCTTTTTACAAATGGGGATTCCTCATCGTATTGTGGGCGGGTTCCGTTTTTATGAGCGCCAAGAAATTAGAGATGCTTTGGCTTACCTGCGCTTGATTGCCCATGATAAGGATGGTTTGGCCTTTGAGCGCATTATTAACGTGCCGAAGAGAGGGATTGGCACAGCAACGCTTCAGAAAATTCACACTTGCGCGCGTGAGAAAAATTGTTCTTTTTCTGATGCAGCGCAAAACCTTCTAGAAACAGAGCAATTAAAAGGAAAAGGGGCTGATAAGCTTCGTGAATTTTTCAGTCAGCTAGAGAACTGGCGTTCTTTTGCTTTGAATAATCCGTTGCCTGAGTTGGTGGCGCATGTGATGAAATCATCAGGCTATCAAGCGTATTGGCATCAGCAAAACAGCCTTGAATCTCGGGGGCGTTTAGAAAACATCCAAGAGCTGATTCGCGCTGTTAAGGACTATGAAACCCTTGATGATTTCCTGGAGCACGTTAGTCTGGTCATGGAAAATGTTAAGGGTATTGATCAAAGCAATGTAACAATCATGACTATTCACAGCGCTAAAGGGCTTGAGTTTGATTATGTCTTTCTCTCTGGTTGGGAAGAAGGTGTTTTTCCATCTGAAAGAAGTCGGTTGGCCAATGACTTAGAGGAAGAGCGTCGCCTTGCTTACGTGGGATTAACGCGCGCACGAAAAAAAGCCTTTATTTCTTTTGCTCTGAATAGACACTTTTTTGGTCAATGGAGTTCTAATCCACCTTCAAGGTTTATTCGAGATTTGCCGCAGGAGAATATTTTGGAGTTACCTGCGTCCTTTCAGCGGCTTAAGGGTGGTATTTCATCAGGAAAGATTCATACTCATCAAAAATTCAGCATCGGGGAGCGCGTCTTCCATGTTAAATTTGGATATGGGTTGATTACCCATGTCTCAGGTGCTCAAGTCGATGTGACATTTGATTGTACGGGGCCCAAAAAAATTCTTGAGGAATTTTTAAAAAAAACAACATAA
- a CDS encoding SCO family protein: protein MVKTMKKLHILSLILVTLGAVFLFNRIANHKSSQHSDSGHSQNALIGGEFQLVDQKKRIRSNHDFKNKHLLVYFGYSYCPDICPTALSNISAALGKLGSKSKKIQPLFISVDPSRDTPENLNDYMENFHPSFIALTGTKEQVGQAKKAYRVYSTKVDPESSQTTEYLIDHSSIVYFMSPKGKFITHFNHETDPDEMAKSLRKFL from the coding sequence ATGGTTAAGACTATGAAAAAGCTTCACATTTTATCTTTGATACTCGTCACTCTTGGTGCGGTTTTTTTGTTTAACCGGATTGCCAATCACAAATCATCTCAGCATTCAGATTCAGGCCACAGCCAGAATGCCCTGATAGGCGGCGAGTTTCAACTGGTAGACCAGAAAAAAAGAATACGCAGCAACCATGACTTTAAAAATAAACACCTCTTAGTATATTTTGGATACAGCTACTGTCCCGATATTTGCCCAACAGCACTATCAAATATAAGCGCTGCCCTAGGAAAATTGGGCTCAAAAAGTAAAAAGATCCAGCCCTTATTCATTAGCGTTGACCCGTCTCGAGACACACCTGAAAACTTAAATGATTATATGGAAAATTTTCACCCTAGTTTTATTGCCTTAACAGGCACAAAAGAACAGGTAGGTCAGGCAAAGAAAGCTTATCGCGTTTATTCTACGAAAGTCGACCCTGAATCGTCACAAACAACAGAGTATCTAATAGACCATAGCTCCATTGTTTATTTCATGTCACCAAAAGGGAAATTTATCACCCATTTTAATCACGAAACAGATCCTGATGAAATGGCTAAATCTTTAAGAAAATTTTTATAG
- a CDS encoding 50S ribosomal protein L11 methyltransferase → MQSQPRHSDRIWSLFIKVNANQIPHYQCAFEGLNASLAWSHDATGPEKQLEVLLAPDERHVSAQSVRETVQSLLESFDLPFEEVSLKERPTKNWLAENRKQFPPITCGQFFIYPSFYEESLPKDHLTIQLNAAMAFGSGEHETTKGCLHGLLRLAEKHSFKNILDLGCGSGILAIAAAKLWPASSVLAADFDHFAVKTTQDNVQTNQTPRVQTLFSDGFQSIEIKDFDLIIANILAGPLITLAPEIYAHCAEDGRVILSGLLNWQERDVASAYEKAGFELLENFVVKEWATLVFSKIAK, encoded by the coding sequence GTGCAGTCTCAACCACGTCATTCAGATCGGATTTGGTCATTATTTATAAAAGTAAATGCAAACCAGATCCCACACTATCAATGTGCTTTTGAGGGATTGAATGCATCGCTGGCATGGTCTCATGATGCAACAGGGCCCGAAAAACAGCTTGAAGTTTTGCTTGCGCCAGATGAAAGACATGTAAGCGCTCAAAGTGTTAGAGAGACTGTTCAATCTCTTCTTGAGTCTTTTGATCTTCCATTTGAAGAAGTGAGCCTTAAAGAGCGCCCCACCAAAAACTGGCTGGCTGAAAATCGTAAGCAGTTTCCTCCCATCACCTGTGGCCAATTTTTTATATATCCTAGTTTTTATGAAGAGAGCTTGCCAAAAGACCATTTGACCATTCAACTTAATGCAGCGATGGCGTTTGGCAGTGGTGAGCACGAAACGACCAAGGGGTGCTTACATGGCCTTTTGCGGCTTGCAGAGAAACACTCTTTTAAAAACATTTTAGATTTAGGATGTGGCTCTGGGATTTTAGCCATTGCAGCAGCTAAGCTTTGGCCAGCATCTTCTGTGTTGGCAGCAGACTTTGATCATTTTGCCGTTAAAACAACCCAAGACAATGTCCAAACAAACCAAACGCCCCGTGTGCAAACGCTTTTCTCAGATGGCTTTCAATCGATTGAGATAAAGGACTTTGATTTAATTATTGCGAATATTCTAGCAGGTCCGTTGATCACCCTGGCGCCAGAAATTTATGCGCACTGCGCAGAAGATGGGAGGGTTATTCTATCGGGTCTTCTGAACTGGCAAGAAAGAGATGTTGCTTCTGCATATGAAAAAGCTGGGTTTGAATTACTTGAAAATTTTGTTGTTAAAGAGTGGGCCACGCTTGTTTTTTCAAAAATAGCAAAATAA
- a CDS encoding threonine--tRNA ligase has translation MSLNNNTINLTFPDQSERSYPIGTTGLQVAESISAGLAKKALFVIVNDQQWDLTRPINSDETFKIITRDDNLALELIRHDTAHLLAEAVKELYPETQVTIGPAIENGFYYDFYRQQSFTTEDFVKIEKRMAEIVDRDEKIERFVWPRNKAIEYFESIGEIFKAELIRDLPEHEEISVYKQGDFLDLCRGPHAPSTKKIGKSFKLMKLAGAYWRGDAKREQLQRIYGTSWRTDKELKDYLYRLEEAEKRDHRKLGQQMDLFHLQEEAPGSVFWHPRGWQLYLGLQHYIRQKISKNGYQEINTPQLLDRKLWEKSGHWEKYHEHMFVTQTEDERVFALKPMNCPCHVEMFKQGIKSYRDLPLRLAEFGCCHRYEPSGALHGLMRVRAMVQDDAHIFCTPAQIQSETAAFCKLLFDVYRDLGFDDVTIKFADRPEKRTGSDETWDQAENALKGAIDTLELPYELNEGDGAFYGPKLEFYIKDAIGRSWQCGTLQLDFILPERLGAKYISSNGSQEIPVMLHRVILGTFERFIGVFLEHHAGHIPLWLAPVHVIVAPITNDQDDYTNIVIKTLQDAGIRCEADTRNEKINYKIREHSLKKIPYILVLGPREAQNNQVSIRKLGHQGSHTLDLDSAVARLVEKIQTKGKQDD, from the coding sequence ATGAGTTTAAATAATAACACGATCAATCTAACGTTTCCGGACCAATCTGAACGCTCATACCCTATAGGGACAACCGGGCTTCAAGTTGCTGAATCCATTAGCGCAGGCCTCGCCAAGAAGGCTCTATTTGTAATTGTTAATGATCAACAGTGGGATTTGACACGCCCAATCAACTCTGATGAAACCTTTAAGATCATCACCCGTGATGATAATTTGGCATTAGAATTGATTCGCCATGATACAGCACATTTACTAGCTGAAGCCGTCAAAGAGCTCTACCCTGAAACACAGGTGACCATCGGGCCCGCCATTGAAAATGGTTTTTATTACGATTTTTATCGTCAGCAATCCTTCACAACAGAAGATTTTGTCAAAATTGAAAAAAGAATGGCCGAAATTGTCGATCGTGACGAAAAAATAGAGCGATTTGTCTGGCCGCGTAATAAAGCCATTGAATATTTTGAATCGATTGGTGAAATATTTAAAGCTGAGCTGATTCGTGATTTGCCGGAACATGAAGAGATTTCTGTTTATAAGCAAGGGGACTTTCTGGACCTGTGTCGTGGCCCCCATGCACCTTCAACTAAAAAAATTGGTAAATCCTTTAAACTAATGAAGCTTGCTGGGGCGTATTGGCGCGGTGATGCCAAACGCGAACAGCTGCAAAGAATATACGGCACGTCCTGGCGCACTGATAAAGAACTCAAAGATTATTTATATCGCCTGGAAGAGGCTGAAAAGCGGGACCATCGAAAACTGGGTCAACAAATGGATTTATTTCACCTTCAGGAAGAAGCGCCTGGATCTGTTTTTTGGCACCCACGTGGCTGGCAGCTTTATTTAGGTCTTCAACACTACATTCGCCAAAAAATATCCAAAAACGGCTACCAAGAGATCAACACCCCCCAACTGCTTGATCGAAAACTATGGGAAAAGTCTGGCCACTGGGAAAAATATCACGAACACATGTTTGTGACTCAAACAGAAGACGAACGTGTCTTTGCCCTTAAACCCATGAACTGTCCCTGTCATGTTGAAATGTTCAAACAAGGCATCAAGAGCTACCGCGATCTGCCCCTTCGACTGGCTGAGTTTGGCTGTTGTCACAGATACGAACCCTCAGGCGCCCTTCATGGCCTGATGCGTGTCCGAGCCATGGTTCAAGATGATGCCCATATTTTCTGCACGCCCGCGCAAATTCAATCCGAAACAGCTGCTTTTTGTAAGCTCTTATTTGATGTCTATCGTGATTTAGGGTTCGATGATGTCACCATCAAATTTGCAGACCGCCCTGAAAAACGTACTGGCTCCGATGAAACTTGGGATCAGGCTGAAAATGCGCTTAAAGGTGCGATTGATACCCTGGAGCTTCCCTATGAACTAAACGAAGGGGATGGTGCTTTTTATGGCCCCAAACTAGAATTTTACATCAAAGATGCCATTGGCCGGTCCTGGCAGTGTGGGACGCTTCAGTTAGACTTTATTTTGCCTGAACGGCTGGGCGCCAAGTACATTTCTTCAAATGGCAGTCAAGAAATACCCGTCATGCTTCATCGGGTTATCTTGGGCACTTTCGAACGTTTTATTGGGGTTTTCTTGGAACACCACGCAGGCCACATCCCATTATGGCTTGCACCGGTTCACGTAATCGTTGCACCCATCACCAACGATCAAGATGACTACACAAATATAGTGATCAAAACACTTCAAGATGCGGGGATTCGCTGCGAAGCTGATACACGGAACGAAAAAATTAATTACAAAATTCGTGAACATAGCTTAAAAAAGATACCGTATATCCTTGTACTTGGCCCAAGAGAAGCGCAAAACAATCAAGTTTCTATCAGAAAATTAGGCCATCAGGGATCACATACTCTTGATTTAGATTCAGCAGTGGCTAGACTGGTTGAAAAAATACAAACCAAAGGAAAACAAGATGATTAA
- the nusB gene encoding transcription antitermination factor NusB — MSNKQKTVARLSAIQALYQLENQNQTPEQTYQEFLSYHFPDKSHQDLSAPDTDLFKSIFFGILERKENINELIKNNLPPQWHFDRLEMILKIILQAACYELISSVDLDAKIILNEYVNISSSYFSQKETVFVNGVLNTIARAHRPECFS, encoded by the coding sequence ATGTCAAACAAGCAAAAAACCGTTGCCCGTCTCTCTGCGATTCAAGCGCTGTATCAACTTGAAAACCAAAACCAGACGCCAGAGCAAACATACCAAGAGTTTTTATCCTATCACTTCCCAGATAAGTCTCATCAAGACCTCTCCGCCCCAGACACAGACTTGTTCAAAAGCATATTTTTTGGAATACTTGAACGCAAGGAAAATATTAATGAGCTTATAAAAAACAACCTGCCGCCTCAATGGCACTTTGATCGCCTTGAAATGATTCTCAAAATCATTTTGCAAGCTGCCTGTTATGAATTAATCAGCTCAGTGGATCTCGATGCAAAAATCATTCTAAATGAGTATGTTAATATTTCATCTTCATATTTCTCTCAGAAAGAAACGGTTTTTGTTAACGGCGTTCTCAACACAATTGCCAGAGCACATCGCCCCGAATGTTTTTCCTAA
- a CDS encoding translation initiation factor IF-3, which translates to MNNQIKAEKIRLIDQNGEMLGVVSVIQGIEKAKNLGLDLVEISPNADPPVCKILDSGKYKYELQKKKAAAKKNQKVIEVKEIKLRPVTGENDYQVKLKKAYAFLESGNKVKAILRFRGREIAHKELGEKMLRRFEADLMEVGKAEFPLKADGKFLHIILAPNKPA; encoded by the coding sequence ATGAACAATCAAATCAAAGCTGAAAAAATCAGACTGATCGATCAAAATGGAGAAATGCTCGGCGTTGTATCCGTTATCCAGGGCATTGAGAAAGCTAAAAACCTTGGCCTTGACTTAGTCGAAATTTCGCCAAATGCAGACCCTCCTGTTTGCAAAATCCTCGATAGTGGCAAGTATAAGTATGAACTTCAAAAGAAAAAAGCTGCTGCTAAAAAGAACCAAAAGGTTATTGAGGTTAAAGAAATAAAACTTAGACCTGTCACCGGTGAGAATGATTATCAAGTCAAATTAAAAAAAGCCTACGCCTTTCTTGAAAGCGGCAATAAAGTCAAAGCAATTCTCCGTTTCCGTGGCCGAGAAATAGCACACAAAGAACTTGGTGAAAAAATGCTCAGACGGTTCGAAGCTGATCTAATGGAAGTCGGAAAAGCAGAATTTCCGCTTAAGGCAGATGGTAAATTTTTACATATCATCTTAGCCCCTAACAAGCCTGCTTAG
- the hppA gene encoding sodium-translocating pyrophosphatase (pyrophosphate-energized proton pump; pyrophosphate-energized inorganic pyrophosphatase; H+-PPase; can cleave pyrophosphate to two phosphates; can generate a proton motive force and drive pyrophosphate synthesis when PMF is sufficient), with protein sequence MDIISLIILISGVTALGYGFFVSRSILAQSQGTDKMREIALAIQEGAAAYLNRQYRAITYVGVVIALIIYFTLGAHVAIGFAIGAILSAIAGYIGMNVSVRANVRTAEAARSSITKALNIAFQSGAVTGFLVVGLALLGVFAYYSILAEQHSSRYVIEALVGLSFGASLISIFARLGGGIFTKGADVGADLVGKIEAGIPEDDPRNPAVIADNVGDNVGDCAGMAADLFETYVVTIVATMMLGAIFFDAAIEKSAMVYPLLIGGSCIIASVLGTFFVKLGKNENIMQALYKGLIASGILSFVFILGATHLLMGDSSWTQTTGHQVDFWTMAYCSFIGLAVTGLLVWITEYYTSTSYRPVRSVAKASETGHATNIIQGLAISMEATALPIIVIVIAILFSAHIGGLYGIGISATTMLSLAGIIVALDAYGPVTDNAGGIAEMSELPPEVRKVTDALDAVGNTTKAVTKGYAIGSAALASLVLFAAYNQDISHYFPDLTLDFSLTNPFVVIGLFLGGMLPYLFGAMGMMAVGRAGGQVVIEVRRQFKEIKGIMTGETKPEYGKAVDLLTKSAIREMILPSLLPILAPIVLYVVIAHLLPFAGNKEAFEAIGAMLLGTIVTGIFVAISMTSGGGAWDNAKKYIEDGHHGGKGSEAHKASITGDTVGDPYKDTAGPAINPMIKIINIVAILLLATLAG encoded by the coding sequence ATGGACATCATATCACTCATTATTTTAATTTCTGGCGTCACTGCCCTTGGCTATGGCTTTTTTGTATCTAGATCCATCCTAGCTCAGTCACAAGGCACTGACAAAATGCGGGAAATTGCACTTGCTATTCAAGAAGGTGCTGCCGCTTATCTAAACCGTCAGTATCGCGCCATTACATATGTAGGGGTGGTCATTGCCCTCATCATTTACTTCACATTAGGTGCCCATGTTGCCATCGGCTTTGCTATTGGCGCTATCCTCTCTGCAATCGCTGGATACATTGGAATGAATGTTTCGGTTCGTGCAAACGTCAGAACAGCTGAAGCAGCACGCTCAAGCATCACAAAAGCGCTCAACATCGCTTTTCAGTCTGGTGCTGTAACCGGATTTCTCGTTGTTGGTCTGGCGCTTCTAGGCGTTTTTGCTTACTACTCTATTTTAGCTGAACAACACTCGTCCCGGTATGTGATTGAAGCCCTCGTTGGCCTCAGTTTTGGTGCTTCTTTAATATCAATTTTTGCGCGGCTTGGTGGTGGAATTTTCACCAAAGGTGCTGATGTCGGTGCTGACCTTGTGGGGAAAATTGAAGCGGGCATTCCAGAAGATGATCCAAGAAATCCAGCTGTTATTGCAGATAACGTTGGTGATAATGTTGGTGATTGCGCTGGTATGGCAGCAGATTTATTTGAGACCTATGTTGTGACTATTGTTGCAACCATGATGCTAGGAGCAATCTTTTTCGATGCAGCCATTGAAAAGTCAGCAATGGTTTATCCTCTTCTCATTGGGGGATCTTGCATTATTGCTAGCGTGCTAGGAACATTCTTTGTCAAGCTTGGTAAAAACGAAAATATAATGCAAGCGCTATACAAAGGTTTAATTGCCAGTGGTATTCTATCGTTTGTCTTTATTCTTGGTGCAACCCACCTACTGATGGGAGATAGCTCTTGGACACAAACGACAGGTCATCAAGTTGATTTTTGGACCATGGCGTACTGTAGCTTCATCGGCCTTGCCGTAACGGGCCTTCTTGTTTGGATTACTGAATATTACACATCAACAAGTTATCGTCCTGTTAGAAGTGTTGCAAAAGCGTCTGAAACCGGGCATGCCACAAACATTATTCAAGGCCTAGCCATTTCCATGGAAGCAACGGCACTTCCAATTATTGTCATTGTTATTGCTATCCTGTTTTCCGCTCACATTGGGGGGCTATACGGCATTGGAATTTCTGCCACAACGATGTTATCTCTGGCTGGTATTATTGTTGCGCTCGATGCGTACGGTCCCGTAACAGATAATGCTGGAGGAATTGCTGAGATGTCTGAGCTTCCGCCCGAAGTACGAAAAGTGACAGATGCACTGGATGCTGTTGGGAATACAACAAAGGCTGTCACAAAAGGATATGCCATTGGTTCTGCAGCCCTAGCCTCTTTGGTTTTATTTGCAGCTTATAACCAAGATATTAGCCACTACTTCCCGGATCTAACTCTTGACTTTAGCTTAACCAATCCATTTGTTGTGATCGGCCTTTTCCTAGGAGGGATGCTACCCTATCTTTTTGGAGCCATGGGTATGATGGCAGTAGGAAGAGCAGGTGGACAGGTTGTCATTGAAGTGAGACGTCAGTTCAAAGAAATCAAAGGGATTATGACAGGTGAAACCAAACCAGAATATGGCAAGGCTGTCGATCTTCTCACAAAATCAGCGATTCGTGAGATGATATTACCTTCTTTGCTACCAATATTAGCCCCTATTGTTCTTTATGTTGTTATTGCGCATCTTCTTCCTTTTGCCGGCAATAAAGAGGCATTTGAAGCAATTGGTGCCATGCTATTGGGTACAATTGTGACCGGTATCTTTGTTGCAATCTCCATGACATCTGGAGGGGGTGCATGGGATAATGCTAAGAAATATATAGAAGATGGTCACCATGGTGGAAAAGGGTCTGAAGCCCATAAAGCCTCAATCACCGGAGACACCGTGGGGGATCCTTACAAAGATACGGCCGGTCCAGCCATTAATCCAATGATTAAAATCATTAACATTGTAGCGATTTTACTCCTTGCAACCCTGGCGGGCTAA
- a CDS encoding aspartate aminotransferase (catalyzes the formation of oxalozcetate and L-glutamate from L-aspartate and 2-oxoglutarate) has product MSFLSRRIQNIKPSATLSVTQKANELRAAGIDVISLSAGEPDFDTPDFIKKASYEALEKGASKYTNIDGLVELKKAIQKKFSSENQINYELNEIMVNPGVKFGIYAAMMATLDEGDEVIIPTPYWPSYLDIVVVAGGTPVEVFCPIMKLTADQLEKAITPKTKWLLLNSPSNPSGVVYSREEYEQIAAVLRKHPHVHILSDEIYEHLVYEGVRFYSFAHVAPDLKDRTLTLNGVSKAYAMTGWRIGYAAGSVSLIKAMCKLQSQSTSNPTTISQHAAIEALTGPQDCLTEFRDTYARRRKLMVDMLQQIKGFSCQVPEGAFYTFPDIHALMGLKTPQGKTLSSDIDVSEYLLEEARVATVPGSAFGQPHHLRLSFATSDIIIEKALDRIKQAIEQLHN; this is encoded by the coding sequence ATGTCGTTTCTATCTAGACGTATTCAAAATATCAAGCCATCTGCTACATTATCAGTGACGCAAAAAGCAAATGAACTTCGTGCTGCGGGTATTGATGTCATAAGTCTGAGTGCTGGAGAGCCTGATTTTGACACGCCAGACTTTATCAAGAAAGCAAGTTATGAGGCTCTTGAAAAAGGAGCCTCAAAGTATACGAACATTGACGGGCTTGTTGAGTTAAAGAAAGCCATTCAAAAAAAATTTTCATCTGAAAACCAAATTAATTATGAGCTTAACGAAATCATGGTGAATCCAGGAGTTAAGTTCGGTATTTATGCGGCAATGATGGCAACATTAGATGAGGGTGATGAAGTTATTATCCCGACACCCTATTGGCCTTCATACCTTGATATTGTGGTTGTTGCGGGCGGCACCCCGGTTGAAGTGTTTTGTCCGATTATGAAATTAACGGCTGATCAACTTGAAAAAGCCATAACACCAAAAACAAAATGGCTCCTGCTTAATTCACCCAGCAATCCAAGTGGGGTTGTGTATTCCCGCGAGGAGTATGAGCAGATTGCTGCAGTCCTTCGAAAGCATCCGCATGTTCATATTCTCTCTGATGAAATATACGAGCACCTTGTGTATGAGGGGGTGCGTTTTTACAGCTTTGCCCATGTTGCTCCTGACCTAAAAGACCGCACCTTAACTTTGAATGGTGTATCCAAAGCCTATGCCATGACAGGGTGGCGGATTGGCTATGCAGCTGGGTCTGTATCTCTCATTAAAGCCATGTGTAAATTACAGTCACAAAGCACCTCAAACCCAACAACAATTAGCCAACATGCTGCAATAGAGGCATTAACTGGTCCTCAAGATTGCCTGACTGAGTTTCGCGACACTTATGCTCGAAGAAGAAAGTTGATGGTTGATATGCTTCAGCAAATTAAAGGGTTTTCGTGTCAGGTCCCTGAAGGAGCTTTTTACACGTTTCCAGATATTCATGCGCTGATGGGTTTAAAGACACCCCAAGGTAAAACGTTGTCTTCTGATATTGACGTGAGTGAATATTTACTTGAAGAGGCAAGAGTTGCAACTGTGCCAGGATCAGCTTTTGGTCAGCCTCATCATTTGCGCCTTTCTTTTGCAACCAGTGATATTATCATTGAAAAAGCCCTGGATCGAATCAAGCAAGCAATCGAACAGTTACATAATTGA
- a CDS encoding YraN family protein gives MIFVHLKKIFSTSTQKRYWPWLRGYAAELLASSYLLFCGYKIIAHRVKTPYGEIDLIAKKGSAYIFIEVKYRAHHHQGAYALTHKQIRRITQAATSYQRNIPPTAQIRFDVILINRYYQLKHHLNALSIDHAH, from the coding sequence ATGATCTTTGTTCATTTAAAAAAGATTTTTTCAACAAGCACACAAAAAAGATACTGGCCATGGCTTCGCGGATATGCTGCCGAGCTTCTGGCGAGTAGCTATTTGCTCTTTTGCGGATACAAGATCATCGCTCACAGAGTCAAAACACCATATGGAGAAATTGATCTTATTGCCAAAAAAGGGAGCGCTTATATTTTTATTGAGGTTAAGTACCGCGCCCATCATCATCAAGGTGCCTACGCCCTTACACACAAACAAATCAGAAGAATCACTCAAGCAGCGACCTCCTATCAACGCAACATACCACCCACCGCCCAAATAAGGTTTGATGTCATTTTAATAAATCGTTACTATCAGCTTAAACATCACCTAAATGCTCTTAGTATTGATCATGCACACTAA